A part of Spirochaetaceae bacterium genomic DNA contains:
- a CDS encoding nucleotidyltransferase domain-containing protein, translating to MSSPNQQHRGHGYPELKPLLDLYLGRVRDGLGERVSAVALYGSVARGQAQAGSDVDLFVVHRGPRAAVFEVFLQVALQLRDHPLVRELQARKVPTEPYAVFRTETELADTPWLLLDITDHGIILFDPRHVLARKLASLRLRLRELGSRRVELADGSWYWDLKPDMRPGEVIAL from the coding sequence GTGTCGTCTCCCAACCAGCAGCATCGGGGTCATGGATACCCCGAACTGAAGCCACTTCTGGATCTGTACCTGGGCAGGGTGCGCGACGGACTCGGGGAACGCGTGTCGGCGGTAGCCCTCTATGGCTCGGTGGCACGCGGACAGGCGCAGGCGGGGAGCGACGTGGATCTGTTCGTGGTCCATCGCGGCCCGCGTGCTGCCGTGTTCGAGGTATTCCTGCAGGTCGCGCTGCAGTTGCGCGACCATCCGCTCGTTCGTGAGTTGCAGGCGCGCAAGGTTCCGACCGAGCCGTACGCGGTGTTCCGTACCGAGACGGAGCTGGCCGATACCCCCTGGCTGCTGCTGGACATCACTGACCACGGCATCATTCTGTTCGATCCGCGCCACGTGCTGGCGCGCAAGCTGGCGAGCCTGCGGCTGCGGCTGCGCGAACTTGGCTCGCGCCGCGTGGAGCTGGCCGATGGCTCGTGGTATTGGGACCTGAAGCCCGATATGCGTCCCGGCGAGGTCATCGCCCTGTAG